A stretch of DNA from Kangiella sediminilitoris:
ACCGTGAACGACATTCCATGAAAAATTTCCTGCAGGAAATATACGACAAGTTTTCTATTTATGAGCAGGAAACAGCCATCAAATACCACAGCGATGATGTTATGGCTTACTTCGACCAGGGGTCTATGTCTATCGCCATACAAAACCTTTTAACCAATGCTTTAAGATTCTCTAAACAAACCATCAGTCTCGATTTCCGTCTGAAAGACGACACCTGTATTTTATCTGTGGAGGACGACGGCCCTGGAGTTGGTGATAATGCAGACAACCTTATGCAGCCCTTCAGCAGAAAAAATACCAAAGAGCAAAACCATAAGGGCTTCGGCCTGGGACTTTACATCGTTCGTAAAGTGGCTATTTGGCACGAAGGAGAGTTTTCCATCGCACAGTCCGATAAGCTAGGCGGAGCAAAAATGCAGATCCGCTGGCCAAATAACTAAAAAGTCACCTATTAAGTAAAGAACCAATACGCCAGTGATATGGCGGCAACAATTCCTGCGATATCAGCAATCAATCCACACGCCAATGCATGCCTGACCTTTTTAATGCCCACAGCACCAAAATAAACCGTCAATACATAAAAAGTAGTCTCTGTGCTGCCCTGAATGGTCGCCACCATGTAACCTGCCAATGAGTCTACCCCTTGTGACTCCATAGTTTCCAACATCATGGCTCTAGCCCCGCTGCCACTAAATGGTTTCATCAGTGCCGTTGGAATAGCCTCAACAAAACGAGTATCTAACCCTAAGCCGGAAAAAATCCAGCTGAGCCCGGATGCAAACGCATCCAATGCTCCGGATGCTCTTAGAGCTCCAATGGCGGTTAACATCGCTACCAGGTAAGGGATAATGGTTACGGCAACTTTAAACCCCTCCTTGGCCCCTTCAACAAACTCCTCATACACAGCCAGCTTGCGTCGCCAACCATGAAGCAGTATGAGAACAATTGCCCCCATCAATAAAAAATTACCCAAAGCAGAGCTTACTTCCGACATCTGGTCGGCAGGCAACATAAATAAAGCTGTCACTAAGCTACCAATGACGGAGGCAAAAGCAATAAAATATAATCCCACAACCCGGTTAAAAATAGATAGTTTCTGTATCCATGCAACAGCGAGAAGGCCAAAAAACGTCGAAGCGCTGGTTGCTAATAAAATGGGCAGGAATATTGCGGC
This window harbors:
- a CDS encoding nucleoside recognition domain-containing protein, which produces MLNIIWLFFFVIAFALATFDWLFGGNQAAFPDLVKSLFDMAKLSVTIAIGLIGVLAFWLGLLRVAEKSGLVNKLARLLAPLFTKLMPEVPKGHPALGSISMNMAANMLGLDNAATPMGIRAMEQLQELNPNKSTATNAQILFLVLNTSAVTIIPITIMLYRAQMGASDPAAIFLPILLATSASTFFGLLAVAWIQKLSIFNRVVGLYFIAFASVIGSLVTALFMLPADQMSEVSSALGNFLLMGAIVLILLHGWRRKLAVYEEFVEGAKEGFKVAVTIIPYLVAMLTAIGALRASGALDAFASGLSWIFSGLGLDTRFVEAIPTALMKPFSGSGARAMMLETMESQGVDSLAGYMVATIQGSTETTFYVLTVYFGAVGIKKVRHALACGLIADIAGIVAAISLAYWFFT